From Flavipsychrobacter sp., a single genomic window includes:
- a CDS encoding T9SS type A sorting domain-containing protein, which produces MSLLLTPAKAQYNNVASYPFTATSSQTLTYLASGTSANILADDRTESGIPIGFTFYYAGIPYTTVSACSNGWVAFGNTTSTTYSNTKSNMDNLTPVLMPLFDDLTGGRTGAQATYTTTGVAGSRVFTFEWRDWTPLSSSSVKFTFQLKLYEGQGNEIEFLYKNEAGSGTLSSATIGISGIAVNDYQMLTASSASPSINKTSFVSNIRSVPATGQSYKWDNGPICDKPITLTVAALNSTSATFTWVAPVGVQNYEYYIDQQAGINLSAPTAFTTNNNIVENGLTPSTQYWLHIRRHCSTDIISFWESIDFTTLPPCTEPPRINVTSVTTSAVNFGWNSIATALSYEYVIDNSKNTPTSGSTIVSTTSNFVNRTGLTSGTTYYVHIRSLCAGKDSSAWMLDSFYVPRPCVAPTITITDVNTSRSVVSWQPVITANEYEYVITSTATPPAIGTKIKNSSVFAPYLNSGTPYYAHVRCHCIDRDVESISNWSTKKFDTFPLSVNGLNGKATSITVYPNPVKDVLQIEVADVRGVEAYVQLLDVAGKVLMQHQVTSAKLQFDMSKLPSGLYLLKYHDEQRNELIKVNKQ; this is translated from the coding sequence ATGAGCTTATTGTTAACGCCGGCAAAGGCGCAGTATAACAACGTTGCTTCTTATCCATTTACAGCCACCTCTTCGCAAACCCTTACTTACTTAGCAAGTGGTACGTCTGCCAATATTCTTGCAGATGATAGAACAGAGTCTGGAATCCCTATTGGTTTTACTTTTTATTATGCGGGTATACCGTATACTACTGTTAGTGCATGTTCTAACGGGTGGGTAGCATTTGGTAATACTACCTCTACAACTTATTCGAATACCAAGTCTAACATGGATAACCTAACACCTGTTCTTATGCCGCTTTTTGATGACCTTACAGGAGGTAGAACAGGTGCACAAGCTACATATACAACAACGGGTGTGGCAGGTAGCAGAGTGTTTACTTTTGAGTGGAGAGATTGGACTCCACTTTCCTCAAGCTCTGTAAAGTTTACTTTTCAGTTGAAGTTATATGAAGGGCAGGGTAATGAGATAGAATTCTTGTATAAAAATGAAGCAGGGTCAGGTACGTTGTCTTCAGCGACAATTGGTATCTCCGGTATTGCTGTTAATGATTATCAAATGTTGACAGCAAGTTCTGCTTCTCCGTCGATAAACAAAACCAGTTTTGTAAGTAATATTAGAAGTGTACCAGCTACTGGTCAGAGTTATAAATGGGATAATGGTCCTATTTGTGATAAACCGATCACGCTTACTGTGGCCGCGTTAAATTCTACCTCAGCAACATTTACCTGGGTAGCACCAGTTGGTGTACAAAATTATGAGTACTACATAGATCAGCAAGCAGGTATTAACTTATCTGCTCCTACTGCATTTACTACTAACAATAATATTGTAGAGAATGGATTGACCCCTTCAACGCAGTATTGGTTACATATTCGCCGTCATTGTAGTACTGATATTATTTCTTTTTGGGAGTCTATAGACTTTACAACATTGCCACCTTGTACGGAGCCTCCGCGCATTAATGTCACTTCAGTAACAACTTCTGCAGTGAATTTTGGTTGGAATAGTATTGCTACAGCCTTAAGTTATGAATATGTGATTGACAATAGTAAAAACACGCCAACTTCAGGTAGCACCATAGTAAGTACAACATCCAACTTTGTAAATAGAACAGGGTTGACCTCTGGTACTACTTATTATGTGCACATACGTTCTTTATGTGCAGGTAAAGATAGCTCTGCATGGATGTTAGACTCTTTTTATGTACCAAGACCATGTGTAGCACCTACGATAACTATTACAGATGTTAATACTTCACGTAGTGTTGTAAGCTGGCAACCTGTTATTACTGCCAATGAATATGAATATGTAATAACAAGCACAGCTACACCGCCAGCTATAGGTACTAAAATAAAAAACTCAAGTGTTTTTGCGCCATATTTAAATAGTGGTACACCATACTACGCACACGTTCGTTGTCACTGTATAGATAGAGACGTAGAGAGTATTTCAAACTGGTCTACTAAAAAGTTTGATACTTTCCCTTTAAGTGTTAATGGTTTGAATGGTAAAGCAACCTCGATAACAGTATATCCTAACCCTGTGAAAGATGTATTGCAAATAGAAGTAGCTGATGTGCGCGGTGTTGAAGCTTACGTGCAGTTGCTGGATGTAGCAGGTAAGGTGTTAATGCAACATCAAGTGACCTCTGCTAAGTTGCAGTTTGATATGTCTAAGTTGCCATCTGGCTTGTATCTATTAAAGTATCATGATGAGCAAAGAAACGAGCTGATAAAAGTGAATAAGCAATAG